A stretch of DNA from Ricinus communis isolate WT05 ecotype wild-type chromosome 4, ASM1957865v1, whole genome shotgun sequence:
TATTTCATACTATGAGAGAGACACATGCTTATATGTACAAGTACAACTGCAGGAAAGCCGTAGGAGTGTCATCCATCACACAATCTCTGCAGACAAAACAAGTACGGCAACGAACTCTCTTTATGTACACACCAACGTTAGTGATCACCTTAAGTATGATCATTGTCGCATTAAAGGAACCTGTTGATGTTACACCACCAAGGTTAGTGATCACAGGAAGATCAACTTAAGTGTGGTTATTGTGGAGACCCCCGGCACCTATTCCAAGTTACATGGTCGACCAACTAAAGATCTAGTGATAAGAGAATATTGGATCCTCAGGACCACAAACTCATGTGTTTAAGACTATATGGAGACATTCCATTTAAgagaatttttataataattttatcctGTCGTTGGATTTGAAGActttctaataaaatctttatctGAAAATTTCTACAGTTCCAACAAGTTTAATCTCAGAATTCTTCTAATTTctaaaccaaataaataaaggtGCCTCATGTCATTGGATATAATTCCTTACATATATAGCCCGGACATATGTCATTGGATATAATTCTGTTTCTTCATACgcatcaaataattaatatattatcagTAATACATTAATATGAGCCCAGCTCACATAAGTCTAGTGTAATATGGATCGGGAAGTTCTTGGTTATTCGCAGATGATTGCATTTTTTTTGAATGAGTGGggcatattttaaatattttatatttaactctCTCATATAAATTAGTTGGAACCATCCACTTATCCATCTCTCTCTCACTAGAATTGTAACAAATTTTCATTCATATTGGTAAACAGTTACTTGAATTTGAGACaccataattttattaaataaaatcaccAATAATACCACTCCCTGAAGGGTTGTTGTCCTGTTTATGTTGGTAACTACTTGCAATgttctgtaattttttttttgttttgctgTTTTTAAGGTTCATTCTTTCTGCTATCtaagtaatattattttcatttcttctgTTATTTGTTGAAGCACCTCAACTACGACTAAGatcattaaatatttgatttggttAAGTATATCTCTTAATACtactactaataataataacaatgttCTGGAACTTTACAGACTGCAGATCATATTTATCCTTCTGCTTCTTCTGTCTCTTGCATGGAATTTGGTCCAAAGTCCAGGGGCACATTATGCTCCATTGAAATCTTAGTGAAACTGGACAGACTGAGGATCtgaattctttaatatatacCATTTATTAATACTATTTAGCAGCTATCATCCCCTTTCTTAAGATAAATAATGAGCCCATGATCGGATTTcttaatctattttaataatgcAGGTTAGGACATTTTAACAGCAGATTGAATTGGGTTATCAGATATTGATGCCCTTGGATCAGAAGCCACCATTACTGCCGGCTATAGCATACCATAGATAAGGGGGccataaagaattaatatgtAAAAGTCTAATGATTGTTTTATCTGATTAACCTAATCTCCAGCTTTAGTCTAGAAACATTTTTGTAATGCATCAGATTCTATATATGTTTAAAGTTCATGTGTGGAAGGGAGAATCAGCATCATGTGCAGCAAATCAAAATAGAGTCAATTCAGGTCCTGGAGAAAGTTTTATGATATATCAAGAAAACAGATACTAGAGAACTCAGATTAGAGTTATGTGAATCTAATGAATCTTGATcctactttttatatataataatgcaTTGAATTTGAGGCCTTCAGTCCTAATGGCtgataaataatatgatattcATTTGctggaaaaaaatattttgttccGTAAACGAGATGCAAGAAAAGATACAGTGGGCGGCATAATCCAGAAGTAATCAATAACTTGTTGAATGAAATTATTAGACCTGGCTAATTTGCATATATGGTCTTGGTCTCGCATTAAAGAAGACAAGTGGAGCTTTATCATTCACTCAAGATTCTGCATGTGGATGCAGGAAAAGCACCCAGTTTGCTAATTAAATAAGAAGCCCAAAATTATGGGGCCttaacacaaaataataatattatatatatagaactGAAAATTCTTCCAACCCATTGAAGCAAAGTACATAACTACAATCCAGAATATTTGTTCAATCCCATGGTGTCCATAAAtgtatattaaaagaaaatcttaagTATTTCAATCGTAGAAAGCTTCTAACAGAGATATAGTACATATACATGCATGTAATTGGGCCTTATCGCTCTAATTTGCTAGGGAAACGGTCCTGATATCCAACCCTCAAATTTTGGTACCTCCAACCAAAAGACTTAAAGTTAGgtagtaaattaaaaaatatatagacaCTGGCCTCATATATATGCTGGCATAAGGTAGATTACTAGCCCAACCATGCACAATCAATGCCTAAGGGATCAAAAGAGAGGGTGACCTTGTCTAGCCATTGTCCCTTAAAAAAAGATAGCTTCAAGAATATGTTCAATCTTCTAGCGATATCTTTCAAAgatataagaattattttatgtatggTGTTCTACACACTGGCAGGTCCCGACAATATGTCAATGGGGTCAGGCTGGTGACCCACATAATATAACAAGTTCTCTTGTGAAATAGAATTAATTGTCATTTTAGtcgaaaataaatatatttttattagacttGGAACAGATAAGGTACTGAATCCCTTAAACTGAACTAAATTAGACAGTAAATATACACAGCTCTAAATTAATCTTATGTTATGCAAATCTATACAGGAAGAATGTGAATAAATATAAGGGAAAAGGGAATagaaaaatggtaaaaaataTCATGATTCTTATAAAGCAGAAGAAAATACctcaagaattttaaatttattgttgtgATTCTTATTCTTGCACATCTGTAGTTTTTGCaagaacatttattttattttttttcattcatcCCAACACACAACCTTAATTCTTTCTTGCTTAATGCTCATGCATatcatttaatctttttatcctaaatctattatttatgCATTGATTAacttcctttctcttcttctaacATTACGAAGGATATTAATTTAGAGCCGTCACCTATGTGGgctaattaaattcaatagcCTAGGATGTTCAGTTTCACCTCTGGACATTAGCAAAGAATTACCAATTTTCCAACCCTAACACATGCTATTTAAATAGTGGCAGATGTCCTAATGAAAAGTAGAGAAGGGGAATCTTCAAGAAAGGTTAAAACCTTTGATAACACAAACAGTTGACCTTATCAAAGTTTCAATTCATATGATCATACAAGTACTCGTTCTTGTCAATGGGTCGATCTATCTAATCATGCAGCACTCTTGCTTTGTAATGATTCAATGGTTGGCATAACTCATTGGTGCAACATACCAATCTTCATATTAATGCATCTTTCTCTTTGTTATAATCCAATCATATTAATGTGCAACTGTGTAAAGCCAAAAAAGTACAATCAATTCTATTCACCATATATGTTCTaacagattcataaataacaaaatcatcTTGTTCCTCTTCCTTGTCTTTCTATGCATGTAAGTATAATTTGATCATAATTATTCATGTCAATTAATACTCACAACATGCAATCAAAGACTTTAAGGGCTGCAAGCAAAGACTGCCTTTCTCAGCTCACAATGTGATGAAATTCCTTGAAGAATCATACAGCACACATacaaatactattttttaaaatttcctcAACTGAAGgcaatatataaagaatttgaagaaacaTCTCAAGGACAAGATATAAAGCATGGTTTCCACTTCAACCCATTCAttgtctattttattttatttttttgttatcttGTCTAGTGCTCTTTGTTCTTTACTAGTGAGCTCCATCACCCAGAAGATGAGGAGGGTCACTTTCTATAGATTATAAATTCTGTTGTCTAAGCTTTACTCTACTTTATAACTTAACTATTGAAGAGATTTATATCATGGTGATAGCATGATTTGATATGTGGGCCtttgaaaattatttcattCCAGATTCTACATGATTGTAACAAAGATAATTGGATAAACCATCTGTATTCGGATACATTCTGGGCTGTTTAGTCACCAAGAAATCATGGCACGGaaagaaaatacatattttagtGTATAtgccaagaaagaaaaagaaaggcaaAGATACACACTATATGCCTTACTTTAGTGTTGTTAGAATGAATTAGGTTTTGGAAAATGGCAAGTCACATTCTTCTCACTTATAACTCACACTGCAGCTagacatttttatttatcaatagagGGATTGATAAGCAAGTCAAAACATACAACTCTACTACTAGTTATAGACAAAGGGGTGCTCTTCCTGTAGTTCGCTACACTGAAGAGGAATGGCTCCCCCTTTCTTATTAAAACTCTCGCTTATAGTTGATgattaatgaaagaaaaaaaaaacaactatAGAGTTTAAGTTGGTCAAATTGTTCATCCTACCTGTATACATGGGTGCCCAAGTGACGGAAAAATGAAAGAGCCTATGCTTCCGATGCAATGAAAGGAATTAGAGCTGAAAGGGAAAGTCCTAACTAGATAAATACTACACGATTGAAATTGTACCTTTTCTCTAATCGGGATTCTGAGATTGAAATAGCTAAATTTTACAGTACACATTCAATTAATGCAACTTATATGGAATTCCCCACCTTAATTTCTTTCcacatgcatatttatatgcaAGTCCCAACTAATTTGTACAGCTATATATGTTAAGTTTTAATCTTGTCTTCTTCCCCCTTCATCCCTGTAACTTCAATGCATAATAGTAATTTGGCAAGTCAAATATAATGATTCATGAATTgcttgaaagaaagaaaactaattaaaagggaaaagaaagaagtccATCAATCTTTCTTGAAGGATTAATTGCATTACTTGAAGTTTGATATATAATACAATCTTGGGACAAATTTCGAAGAGCACACTTTCTTGAAGATTAATTTTGTGTTCCCCCTTTTTTCACAGCACAATCTAAACAACAACAATCAGTTAAATTCATATCATATATAACAATAGAATTCATCATCTCCACTCTATATATGTgtgtattcttttcttttcttttctgtttcttgTTTTAAAGTTTGTCAACGACTAGAATTAGGTGGAGAATACTCACAAACTACCTCAGTTTCCACTTCTCTTCTATGGAAGTTCCTGTGGCAGCCACAAGCAGCACAGATAAGAGCACCGTTAGCAGCATCTTCTCCACTTGCCATGAATTCTCTGCAACCGTCGACTGCATATCCTCCGATGTTGGCCGCATGATTCTTTTGACACTCTCCATATCTTACGTTTCTCACTACTGAAGATGAAGTTGTAGAAGCTCTTCCAGAGACATCTCTTTTTAGTACAACTTGCCGtttcttcatcattttcttttctcaaataaacCCTAATTAACTAACTCAACTGTGTGTTATTATAAATGGGTTCTTGATGAATGATATCTCAATCTACTCATACAAGTTCAAGAGTGAGCTAGAAGCGAAATATAACCAGCTTTTGAGTAGATTGAGTTggaagggaaaaaaagaagaaaagaccccccaaaaaaaaaagaaaaaagaaaaaaaaaatgatgtagTACCCTTTGTGTGTATTGATGACTAACCCTAACCCTAGCGTGTGTATTTATAAGGGGTTAGTGCTATCCCACTAgcaaagaaatagaaaattggCCACTAGCAGCCTTATTTTACCATTAGTTTCACGTCTTTTGGTTCGCTAAAGGCAAAGATTCACCCCCATTTCATCATGTCAGCAAATCACCTTCCTCCACGTCACTAAATTGGGTGGCACCTTTCCATTATTTTGGCAAAAAAGTAGATGAAAGTATCTTATATTATATCACAGTACTATTTAATTCTTGTGCAATTTTTAGTCTAGTTTCTCCCccttaaaatatcaaaaccaAGGACAAAATGGTACGTGTTGCAATCTGAATGCAAAATGGAGCTCCATAGAGAGATTGTTATTGTCTTCACATGAAGGGAAAAATAATACCCTGGAATGATCTTTGGAAATGATATTTCAACTGCCCCCTCATAAGACATTAGAGAGCAAAAGACCACAATTTTCTGCCATGAGAGTGGCCCAAAAatgatgaaagaaaatttcGGTTTGTGGACGAAAACAGTGACTAATATGTTAATGTCTTATAAATTGGAGTGGGTCCAAATTGATGCTAAAAAGGCAGGTTGCTATGACCCTCCATTGGAACTGTGACAACAACTCTTGTCTAATTACCTAAGATTCTAATTATTAGGAGCAGTGTGTCCACCGTGTATGAATGTAACTACCTTCCTATCAAGTTCAATCATGATCACTTTCAACATCGCTGCTGTGCTTTTCAGTTCCTGTAGTTTAGCATTAGGGTCAAGTCTTAATCCAAACTAAACGACTGCGCATTAAATTTACatgcttttt
This window harbors:
- the LOC8263435 gene encoding mini zinc finger protein 3 — its product is MMKKRQVVLKRDVSGRASTTSSSVVRNVRYGECQKNHAANIGGYAVDGCREFMASGEDAANGALICAACGCHRNFHRREVETEVVCEYSPPNSSR